The Triticum aestivum cultivar Chinese Spring chromosome 7B, IWGSC CS RefSeq v2.1, whole genome shotgun sequence genome window below encodes:
- the LOC123159289 gene encoding uncharacterized protein — MTEEAEGCVVAEAAGIICSLRAADVAGWTPPWKASGPPSSEATGKEEAAWPAVARGKRTRSSRRRSPSGSGSKANKGRWARGSPASPLDYSGASSSGGEDGAFCSPPEAVARVHAEATPTAVPASSSLAKVGSAGGARRPLIMPVPPPRTAGQRSRKKMRLPEVKQLVLSLSAENVGLRQEMESLQRACTALSEENGRLETRLENSSSSSKRKRAESEGGEQRQWKPQQAGGGFVLPDLNFPAQDVADAPAAP; from the exons ATGACGGAGGAGGCCGAGGGCTGTGTTGTGGCCGAGGCGGCGGGCATCATCTGCTCGCTCCGCGCGGCCGACGTCGCCGGGTGGACGCCGCCCTGGAAGGCGAGCGGGCCACCGTCGTCCGAAGCCacggggaaggaggaggcggcctggCCGGCGGTGGCGCGGGGGAAGCGGACGCGTTcgtcgcgccgccgctcgccgtcgggCTCCGGCTCCAAGGCCAACAAGGGGAGGTGGGCCCGCGGCAGCCCGGCGTCTCCGCTCGACTACAGCGGCGCGTCCAGcagcggcggcgaggacggcgccTTCTGCTCGCCACCGGAGGCCGTCGCCCGCGTACACGCCGAGGCCACCCCCACCGCTGTCCCAGCTTCTTCCTCCTTGGCCAAG GTGGGATCTGCCGGAGGAGCACGACGCCCGTTGATCATGCCGgtgccgccgccccgcaccgccggCCAGAGGTCGCGGAAGAAGATG CGGCTCCCGGAGGTGAAGCAGTTGGTGCTGTCCCTGTCGGCAGAGAACGTCGGCCTTCGCCAG GAGATGGAGTCCCTGCAGAGGGCCTGCACGGCGCTGTCCGAGGAGAACGGCAGACTAGAG ACAAGGCTAGAAAATTCTTCTTCGTCAAGCAAGCGGAAGAGGGCCGAATCAGAAGGGGGGGAGCAGCGGCAATGGAAGCCACAGCAAGCCGGAGGCGGCTTCGTGCTCCCTGACCTCAACTTTCCGGCGCAGGATGTCGCCGATGCACCAGCGGCTCCCTGA
- the LOC123160410 gene encoding uncharacterized protein yields MTEEAEAAGIICSLRAADLAGWTPPWKASAPASSEATAKEETAWPAVARGKRTRASRSGSAASKNKGRWARGSPASPLDYSGGSGSGASTSGGEDGAFCSPPAAAVALARGHAGPTTATPASSSAKVGPAGGARRPSIMPVPPARTAGQRSRKKMRLPEVKQLVLSLSAENVGLRREMETLLRACTALSNENGRLETRFEHSSSSNKRKMVGSEEAERRQRKPQQAGGGFALPDLNFPAQDVADAPAAAPSRPT; encoded by the exons ATGAcggaggaggccgaggcggccGGCATCATCTGCTCGCTCCGCGCGGCCGACCTCGCCGGGTGGACGCCGCCCTGGAAGGCGAGCGCGCCGGCGTCGTCCGAAGCCACGGCGAAGGAGGAGACGGCCTGGCCGGCGGTGGCGCGGGGGAAGCGGACGCGGGCGTCGCGCTCCGGCTCCGCGGCCAGCAAGAACAAGGGGAGATGGGCCCGGGGCAGCCCCGCGTCCCCGCTCGACTACAGCGGCGGGTCCGGGTCCGGCGCGTCCACcagcggcggcgaggacggcgccttctgctcgccgccggcggcggcggtcgccCTCGCGCGCGGGCACGCCGGCCCAACCACCGCCACCCCAGCTTCTTCATCAGCCAAG gttGGTCCTGCCGGAGGAGCACGGCGCCCGTCGATCATGCCCGTCCCGCCGGCCCGCACTGCCGGCCAGAGGTCGCGGAAGAAGATG AGGCTCCCGGAAGTGAAGCAGCTGGTGCTGTCCCTGTCGGCGGAGAACGTTGGCCTTCGCCGG GAGATGGAGACGCTGCTGAGGGCCTGCACGGCGCTGTCCAATGAGAACGGCAGACTAGAG ACAAGGTTTGAGCATTCTTCCTCCTCGAACAAGCGGAAGATGGTAGGGTCCGAAGAGGCGGAGCGGCGACAAAGGAAGCCGCAGCAAGCCGGTGGCGGCTTTGCGCTCCCCGACCTCAACTTTCCGGCGCAGGATGTCGCCGACGCACCAGCAGCGGCTCCCTCACGGCCAACCTGA